From the genome of Torulaspora globosa chromosome 2, complete sequence, one region includes:
- the RRP12 gene encoding mRNA-binding protein RRP12 (ancestral locus Anc_8.78) — MEADQAARWLELEEKLAKIRQQISSKLENQKHVAIILSAVEENIESSQDQNISSNIVKYLIALMSLLDQVIVRETGEIGNLQLATSSCYLLDLIFHYAPKTLLRSKFAEILTKIAPFITDENAEAPLIRSAIGCLEALLIAQDAQAWNNTQDLSITPNRGLQGLLQLSLDPRPKVRKRAVEGVSAILSNPPAAPTAGHVAAVPVTIFAVNSLQKALDTAANTSSKKLKAQGAASETNNDIIRALRLINAVVSTGQWPSQQIEVLCDLLLAVTKSSDQYLVKAAFECFENLFKIISELSSDSTLAESKSLKLLDVIFSLTPSSSDANLVGSWIAVLVKGLSAYAMHQPLKCLSKIPDVFKLMSQYLASETPEVYHSASQCLVATVADAVKDELLLYPPAMDENTFEAVDQVLSDLSEIFVELLSVRYIHCAKEVLNVLRTAITKFRYRSYPELIAPLEIVGGWRTSEEEFLELRSEAEAVIAAAITSIGPKKVLSSLPLNLVEPSDSKPGRAWLLPLIRDNTRNTELAVFIEELVPLIEIYQAKCEQLPKESVQLKIFQTVLDQIWSTLPHFCELPVDLEKAFTDKFAADLSSLLYQKVELRTTICHSFKNLVETNLAYINGVYADDILLQQHFPVGKATEGLEFLKGKTANLLAVLFNVYTQTAANARGYILETIESYLKIASAEDLRKMFDNVCALLKKAMDEETGRPSKGQPQLSATLLDIVVCMSKYLPVSAYPALFSLFGATVSSKDALTQKRAYRIITRLAEPQAGAEALAGYISDVEKVMLVNSGTVQTSSKSARLAAIRTVVDILPSNHLDFIVQVIAEVILATKDVNEKSRELSFETLIAMGKKMNDPNGVISLSKVPGYNPETPDQPSSISEFFKIIAAGLIGESQHMVSSTITAFACLIFEYKDQVDHSVLLDIYDTIELYLTSNSREIAKSAIGFAKVCVLGLPDELMREKVPALIVKLLRWSHEHTGHFKAKVKHIIERLIRKYGYEFIEANFPADDLRLLANIRKTKNRSKRKEEESEGAAVSTTSNKGSRFMNAFDEAIYEMSEEEEEGEDEEDETRNGRRSQAKQFIVESNDNPLDLLDSQTLAHISSTRPKKFTNDQKKKLLQDDMFNFDSEGRLIMKNDRKVSGDDEDPLKSVTSGINAYLDAVKQGPIRGQKNRLKFKKGARAGAALNDDEDDGVKDIPKRAATNKNKINKSGKKGPKYKSKRKL; from the coding sequence ATGGAAGCCGATCAAGCTGCTCGCTGGCTGGAACTGGAGGAAAAACTGGCCAAGATAAGGCAGCAGATCAGTTCAAAACTGGAAAACCAGAAACATGTGGCTATCATTTTATCTGCAGTGGAAGAGAACATCGAAAGTTCACAGGATCAAAACATTTCTAGCAACATAGTCAAGTATCTGATTGCATTGATGTCACTTTTGGACCAGGTGATCGTGCGCGAGACCGGTGAAATCGGTAACCTACAGTTGGCTACTTCGTCGTGTTACCTTCTCGATTTGATTTTCCATTACGCTCCCAAAACGCTGTTGAGATCTAAATTTGCAGAGATTCTGACCAAGATAGCACCTTTCATAACGGACGAAAACGCAGAGGCACCTTTGATAAGATCCGCCATCGGCTGTTTGGAAGCGCTGCTGATAGCCCAGGACGCGCAAGCGTGGAACAACACACAGGATTTGAGTATCACGCCGAATAGAGGTTTGCAAGGGTTGTTGCAGTTATCCCTGGATCCCAGACCGaaagtgaggaagaggGCGGTCGAAGGTGTTAGCGCTATTTTGAGTAATCCACCAGCAGCCCCCACAGCTGGGCATGTTGCCGCCGTGCCAGTTACTATCTTCGCCGTAAATAGTCTACAAAAAGCGTTGGACACAGCGGCGAATACTTCCAGTAAGAAGCTTAAAGCGCAGGGGGCCGCCAGTGAAACGAATAATGATATTATCAGAGCTCTAAGGCTTATCAATGCCGTTGTGTCAACTGGCCAATGGCCTAGCCAGCAGATTGAGGTTCTGTGTGATTTGCTGCTCGCGGTGACGAAAAGTTCCGACCAGTATCTAGTTAAGGCGGCTTTCgaatgctttgaaaaccttttcaagatcatctcGGAACTAAGTTCTGACTCGACTCTCGCTGAAAGcaaatctttgaaactGCTGGATGtcatcttttctttgaccCCATCAAGTAGTGATGCCAACCTCGTGGGATCGTGGATAGCAGTTCTGGTAAAAGGTTTATCGGCTTACGCGATGCACCAGCCTCTGAAATGTTTGTCCAAGATTCCTGACGTCTTCAAGCTGATGTCACAATATCTCGCCAGCGAGACACCAGAGGTGTATCATAGCGCATCCCAATGTCTCGTGGCTACGGTCGCGGATGCCGTGAAGGACGAACTACTGCTGTATCCACCAGCAATGGATGAAAATACTTTTGAGGCGGTCGATCAAGTCCTGTCGGACCTCTCCGAAATCTTCGTCGAATTATTATCCGTTAGGTACATTCATTGTGCCAAAGAAGTGCTGAATGTCTTGAGAACCGCCATTACAAAATTTAGATACAGGTCATATCCTGAACTCATTGCACCACTGGAAATTGTGGGAGGTTGGAGAACTAGCGAGGAAGAATTTTTAGAATTGCGTTCTGAAGCTGAGGCAGTGATCGCTGCCGCCATTACTTCCATTGGGCCAAAGAAAGTTTTATCCAGCTTGCCTCTGAACTTAGTAGAGCCATCCGACAGCAAACCAGGGAGGGCATGGCTCTTGCCCTTAATCAGAGATAATACTAGAAATACCGAGCTTGCCGTTTTTATTGAGGAACTGGTACCGTTGATTGAGATCTATCAAGCCAAGTGTGAACAATTACCAAAGGAGTCCGTGCAACTGAAAATCTTTCAGACTGTTCTCGACCAAATATGGTCGACCCTACCTCACTTTTGCGAGTTGCCTGTTGACTTAGAGAAAGCTTTCACCGATAAATTCGCCGCTGATCTCTCCTCGCTGCTGTATCAGAAAGTCGAATTGAGAACCACGATCTGTcactctttcaaaaacttaGTGGAAACTAACCTAGCATATATCAATGGTGTCTACGCTGACGACATACTATTGCAGCAGCATTTCCCCGTGGGTAAAGCCACGGAAGGCTtggagtttttgaaaggCAAGACTGCCAACCTATTGGCAGTTCTCTTCAATGTTTATACTCAAACGGCTGCTAATGCAAGAGGTTACATACTTGAAACGATCGAATCGTATCTCAAGATTGCTTCAGCAGAAGACCTTAGGAAGATGTTCGACAATGTTTGTGCTTTACTAAAAAAGGCCATGGACGAGGAGACCGGAAGACCATCGAAAGGACAGCCCCAACTTAGCGCAACTCTCTTGGACATAGTGGTTTGCATGTCCAAGTATTTACCCGTTTCCGCGTATCCTGCTCTATTCTCACTGTTTGGAGCCACCGTAAGCTCAAAAGATGCCTTGACTCAAAAGAGGGCTTACAGGATTATCACGAGGTTAGCAGAACCGCAAGCTGGTGCAGAGGCCTTAGCTGGCTACATCAGTGACGTGGAGAAAGTCATGTTGGTAAATTCTGGGACTGTGCAAACATCGTCCAAGTCCGCCAGGCTGGCCGCTATTAGAACAGTTGTCGATATTTTGCCTTCAAATCATTTGGACTTCATTGTGCAAGTCATCGCTGAAGTCATTTTAGCTACAAAGGATGTCAACGAAAAATCAAGGGAATTAAGCTTCGAAACGTTGATAGCCATGGGGAAGAAGATGAATGATCCAAATGGAGTGATCTCATTATCCAAGGTTCCCGGATATAATCCAGAGACTCCCGATCAGCCATCAAGCATTTCAGAGTTCTTTAAGATCATTGCTGCCGGTTTGATTGGTGAATCGCAACATATGGTTAGTAGCACAATCACGGCATTTGCTTGCCTCATCTTTGAATACAAGGATCAGGTAGACCATTCAGTCCTCTTGGACATCTACGACACTATTGAACTCTATTTGACGTCTAATTCGAGAGAAATTGCCAAGAGTGCCATTGGTTTCGCCAAGGTATGCGTTCTTGGTCTTCCAGATGAGCTGATGAGAGAAAAGGTTCCAGCTTTGATAGTCAAGCTGTTGCGTTGGTCACACGAACATACAGGTCACTTCAAAGCCAAAGTGAAGCACATAATCGAAAGACTGATTAGAAAGTACGGGTACGAATTTATCGAAGCCAACTTCCCTGCTGATGACCTGAGGTTATTGGCTAACATCAGGAAAACAAAGAATAGAAGTAAaagaaaggaagaagaaagcgaagGCGCCGCCGTATCTACTACTTCTAATAAGGGCTCTCGTTTTATGAACGCCTTTGATGAAGCAATTTACGAAATgtcagaggaagaggaagagggagaagatgaagaagatgaaactCGTAACGGACGAAGATCTCAGGCCAAGCAGTTTATCGTGGAATCGAATGACAATCCGCTAGATCTGTTGGATTCACAAACTTTAGCTCATATATCTTCGACGCGCCCTAAGAAGTTCACAAAtgatcagaagaagaaactgctgCAAGACGACATGTTCAATTTCGATTCGGAGGGCAGGTTAATTATGAAAAACGATCGTAAGGTGTCTggcgacgatgaagacCCCTTGAAATCAGTTACCAGCGGTATCAATGCCTACCTGGACGCTGTGAAGCAAGGACCTATCAGAGGTCAAAAGAATAGATTGAAATTTAAAAAAGGAGCAAGAGCAGGAGCAGCGTTgaatgacgatgaggatgatggAGTTAAAGACATTCCTAAAAGGGCTGCCACCAATAAGAATAAAATTAATAAGAGCGGCAAAAAAGGACCGAAGTACAAATCGAAAAGGAAACTATAG
- the MRPS16 gene encoding mitochondrial 37S ribosomal protein bS16m (ancestral locus Anc_8.79) encodes MGLGLVRIRLARFGRTNSPVYNIVVTNAHKARDAKPIEVLGTYNPIPRPRTVKQKKQGMVAIKDVQLDFDRAKYWIGVGAQPSETVTKLLQKSGILDESWGKSYASSRKVVAPRREVLE; translated from the coding sequence ATGGGTTTGGGACTGGTTAGGATAAGATTGGCCAGATTTGGCAGAACCAACTCTCCGGTTTACAATATTGTGGTTACGAACGCGCACAAGGCAAGGGACGCGAAACCGATCGAGGTACTAGGGACCTACAATCCGATACCAAGACCACGTACTGTcaaacagaagaagcagggGATGGTGGCTATAAAGGATGTGCAACTTGACTTCGATAGGGCGAAGTATTGGATAGGTGTTGGGGCGCAACCAAGTGAGACTGTGACGAAATTGCTGCAGAAAAGTGGCATACTGGATGAATCTTGGGGCAAGAGCTATGCGTCGTCAAGGAAAGTGGTGGcaccaagaagagaagtgCTAGAGTGA
- the CHL1 gene encoding DNA helicase (ancestral locus Anc_8.81) — protein MGAQEGCEKFGHPYEPYEIQLQLMRCIYDALSSGRKVAVVESPTGTGKTLSLICSVVSWLRRNKPDLLAGAFGEDAEEEDDDEPDWVNETYKRSVLGSRLQAMREYEQHLERLSRDLRMLVPEVRETAGNTYKRRKTPSRVEVSVAESDFLAQPYESDSENANNDGGVIHAGDKQKLEREVKEMLAKLESSRSDEKSSLKNDNFNPVKIFYASRTHSQLNQFASQLRLPKFESSFVEQQVPVERLKYVPLASRKQLCINEDVKKWGSVEAINDACAELLKSPKGCQFYQPSSAFYKEHLSRSFRDNTFAQIQDIEDLCALGKALHVCPYYATRDSLTGAEVVTLPYQYLLSESTRMQLGIDLKDSIVIIDEAHNLVETINAIHSAEISLADLTLCNEGVKRYLERFRSRLNPGNRVNLMKLMELMRTWIAFIRNNYKKPGQEISFVDFFASTNIDTLNIHKINRYITKSKVAYKIDTYTKSLSEESCNSDSSSKAPVKASSNPLLFKVANFLQCLTNPAKEGRFFFEKGQVIKYMLLEPAESFQSIVNDARCVILAGGTMQPVSDLLNNLFMEIPKEEISLFSCNHVIPDENLRAYIPQESQFEFTFEKRQSLSLIKGGLFQFYLALAKNVPTSGGIVGFFPSYQYLEYVYNIWKREGLFTKLDNVRKIFYESKVNEDPLPAYTEAVSKGKGALLLAVVGGKLSEGINFQDDLCRAVVMTGLPFPNVFSGELLIKTRHLENKIISSGGTTKDAKQATRDFYETICMKAVNQSIGRAIRHANDYSLIFLLDKRYANPEISKKLSQWVSRRLQSQSTVTEIMKDTSSFFSLHNHR, from the coding sequence ATGGGTGCTCAGGAAGGTTGCGAGAAGTTTGGTCATCCTTACGAGCCGTATGAGATACAGCTGCAGTTGATGCGGTGCATCTACGATGCGCTTTCTAGTGGTAGAAAAGTCGCCGTGGTGGAGAGTCCCACTGGTACTGGTAAGACTTTGTCGCTGATCTGCTCTGTTGTCAGCTGGCTGCGGAGAAACAAGCCGGATCTTTTGGCTGGGGCGTTTGGCGAGGACGCGGAAGAGGAGGACGATGACGAGCCTGACTGGGTCAACGAGACGTACAAGCGATCTGTGCTGGGTTCCAGATTGCAAGCGATGAGAGAATATGAGCAGCATCTGGAGAGGCTGAGTAGAGATCTGAGGATGCTGGTGCCGGAAGTGCGGGAAACAGCCGGGAACACGTATAAGAGAAGGAAGACTCCGTCTCGCGTGGAGGTCTCTGTCGCAGAGAGTGATTTCTTGGCTCAGCCTTACGAATCGGACTCGGAGAACGCTAACAATGACGGCGGGGTGATCCATGCGGGTGACAAGCAGAAGTTGGAGCGAGAGGTTAAAGAGATGCTGGCTAAACTGGAATCGTCGCGATCGGACGAAAAATCGAGCCTGAAGAATGATAACTTTAATCCCGTCAAGATTTTCTACGCCTCGAGGACTCATTCTCAACTGAATCAGTTTGCATCTCAATTGCGCTTGCCTAAGTTCGAGTCATCGTTTGTCGAACAACAGGTGCCGGTGGAAAGGCTCAAATATGTGCCGCTGGCTTCGAGAAAACAGCTTTGCATTAATGAAGACGTCAAGAAGTGGGGAAGtgttgaagccatcaaTGACGCGTGCGCTGAACTTCTTAAGAGCCCGAAAGGCTGCCAGTTTTATCAGCCCTCGTCTGCTTTCTATAAGGAGCATCTCTCGCGCTCTTTCAGAGATAACACTTTTGCACAGATACAGGACATCGAAGATTTATGTGCCCTTGGTAAAGCGCTACACGTCTGTCCCTACTATGCAACCCGCGATTCCCTGACTGGTGCAGAAGTGGTCACATTGCCGTACCAATATTTGCTCTCAGAATCGACTAGAATGCAACTTGGAATTGATCTGAAGGACTCGATAGTTATCATAGATGAAGCGCATAATTTAGTTGAAACTATAAATGCGATTCATTCAGCTGAAATATCCCTTGCTGATCTGACGTTGTGTAACGAAGGCGTGAaaagatatcttgagaGGTTCAGATCAAGATTGAATCCTGGAAATAGAGTGAACCTGATGAAATTAATGGAGCTCATGAGAACTTGGATAGCCTTTATTAGAAATAACTACAAGAAGCCTGGTCAGGAGATATCATTCGTCGATTTTTTTGCATCGACTAACATCGACACGTTAAACATCCATAAAATAAATCGTTACATTACTAAATCGAAGGTTGCATACAAAATCGACACATACACTAAATCTTTATCGGAGGAGTCATGTAATTCGGATTCTTCGTCAAAGGCTCCGGTTAAGGCATCATCAAATCCTCTGCTCTTCAAGGTTGCTAATTTTCTGCAGTGTCTGACCAATCCAGCCAAAGAAGGTCGgtttttcttcgagaaaggTCAGGTTATCAAGTACATGCTTTTAGAGCCAGCAGAGTCTTTCCAGAGCATAGTTAATGATGCGCGGTGTGTGATCCTGGCAGGTGGTACCATGCAGCCAGTGTCAGATTTGCTGAATAACCTCTTCATGGAAATCCCCAAGGAGGAAATCTCACTATTTTCCTGTAATCATGTTATTCCAGATGAGAATCTTAGGGCCTACATTCCTCAAGAGAGTCAGTTTGAATTCACTTTTGAAAAGAGGCAGTCTCTTTCCCTCATCAAGGGTGGGCTATTTCAATTTTACCTAGCCCTTGCCAAGAACGTTCCCACCTCTGGTGGCATTGTGGGGTTTTTCCCTAGCTACCAGTATCTTGAATATGTCTATAACATTTGGAAACGCGAAGGACTATTCACAAAGCTGGATAATGTGAGAAAGATCTTTTACGAAAGCAAAGTTAATGAAGATCCTTTACCTGCCTATACTGAGGCTGTTTCAAAAGGCAAAGGAGCTTTATTGCTTGCCGTAGTTGGAGGCAAACTCTCGGAGGGTATCAACTTTCAAGACGATCTATGCCGAGCGGTAGTTATGACCGGTTTGCCATTTCCAAATGTTTTCAGCGGTGAGTTACTGATAAAGACTAGACATCTGGAAAATAAGATTATATCGAGCGGTGGTACCACAAAAGATGCCAAACAGGCCACCAGGGACTTTTACGAAACGATTTGCATGAAGGCTGTTAATCAATCTATTGGTCGAGCAATAAGGCACGCAAACGATTACTCTCTCATATTCCTTCTTGACAAACGTTACGCTAATCCAGAGATCAGTAAAAAGTTGTCCCAATGGGTGAGCAGGCgtcttcaatctcaatcAACTGTCACCGAAATCATGAAAGATACAAGCAGTTTCTTTTCGTTACATAATCATCGATAA
- the TFC8 gene encoding transcription factor TFIIIC subunit TFC8 (ancestral locus Anc_8.82), giving the protein MKLLKDLVITRKELQDSERNIVWARDGTLYITAYPDICIGQPIYRKEVSNNSKQLFHIKDYPLELENKFEFEGAGRNALLNSQPVSYTKLCKPCPTASFLAVLTSNLNVHIFKDQRLICNLDEPDKELERRAYHCVEWSPDGSSLAVGNERGEVVIYSLEDHADGSPHFTANKLIELGHDVATNWIVGIDWKDDKIIIMLDNNSIYMVDFSKGGKLTRLRAPSRLRLIDSCLLDKFLVYTDSCHLYRVDLEAEETSSLALTASDGFKIVPVKGTETVIVISNKTSCKVQLKGELTLAPDEIVAPHLERKFKKWSIINNEFSNYEASVLIHGLALSSDGYSLAICYSMERATMKYKIASEHMFYITFVPLCHSWTISKYATGLAWYQCYQIYQCTLPSSASKEDIPTPTCDVNMSLRAYIRSLLNNEKMNSWRFFNFIDEHPSIVPFRRAIFDYAVAKSSEITNPIDKASIQSLASILRRDSPVTSDIVELRGEFITESFDFRTSDTPDYICSEQQHTWRRCFVSLLPILTTQVKVCPISNQRIIDIKKDNLNDYGWFTRTLLEELNEESVYTGTAMAAA; this is encoded by the coding sequence ATGAAACttttgaaggatctggTGATCACACGGAAGGAGCTCCAGGACTCTGAGAGAAACATAGTTTGGGCGAGAGATGGTACGTTGTATATAACTGCGTATCCGGATATTTGCATTGGACAGCCAATATATCGAAAGGAGGTATCTAACAATAGCAAGCAGCTGTTTCATATCAAGGATTATCCGTTAGAACTCGAGAACAAATTTGAATTCGAGGGGGCTGGTCGAAATGCGCTGCTAAACTCTCAACCAGTATCGTATACTAAACTTTGCAAACCCTGCCCGACTGCCTCGTTCTTAGCTGTGCTGACCAGCAATCTCAATGTCCACATTTTCAAGGATCAGAGGCTGATATGCAATTTAGACGAGCCGGATAAAGAGCTGGAGCGAAGGGCATACCATTGTGTTGAATGGAGCCCGGATGGGTCCTCCTTAGCAGTGGGGAATGAAAGAGGTGAAGTTGTAATATATTCATTGGAGGATCACGCTGACGGGTCTCCGCACTTTACTGCGAATAAATTGATTGAACTAGGCCACGACGTGGCTACAAATTGGATAGTCGGAATTGATTGGAAAGACGACAAGATCATTATTATGCTTGATAATAACTCAATTTACATGGTTGACTTTAGTAAAGGCGGGAAACTGACGCGACTGAGGGCTCCTTCGAGATTGAGGCTGATAGATAGCTGTCTTTTGGATAAATTCCTTGTCTATACAGACTCGTGCCATCTTTACAGAGTCGACTtagaagcagaagaaaccTCGAGCTTAGCTCTGACAGCAAGCGATGGATTCAAAATAGTTCCCGTGAAAGGAACAGAGACTGTTATTGTGATTTCAAACAAAACCAGTTGCAAAGTACAACTGAAAGGCGAATTGACTTTAGCACCAGATGAGATTGTGGCACCACATTTGGAGCGGAAATTCAAAAAATGGAGTATAATAAACAACGAATTTAGCAACTATGAGGCAAGCGTGCTGATCCACGGTCTCGCGCTTTCGTCGGATGGCTATTCTCTTGCTATATGCTACAGCATGGAACGAGCGACCATGAAATACAAGATCGCATCAGAGCATATGTTCTACATAACATTTGTTCCCTTGTGCCACTCCTGGACCATTTCGAAGTATGCCACGGGATTGGCCTGGTATCAATGTTACCAGATCTACCAATGTACGTTGCCTTCTTCTGCCAGTAAAGAGGACATCCCAACACCGACCTGCGATGTGAATATGTCCCTGAGGGCTTATATTAGATCTCTTCTGAACAATGAAAAGATGAACAGCTGGcgatttttcaactttATTGACGAGCACCCATCGATCGTGCCTTTCAGGAGAGCTATTTTCGATTATGCTGTCGCTAAAAGTTCGGAAATTACGAATCCAATTGACAAAGCGTCAATTCAATCTTTAGCATCGATTCTAAGACGTGATAGTCCAGTAACCTCCGATATTGTTGAGCTGAGGGGCGAATTCATCACCGAATCGTTCGACTTTCGAACAAGCGATACTCCAGATTATATTTGTTCTGAACAACAACACACCTGGAGAAGGTGCTTCGTCAGCTTACTGCCAATCTTAACCACCCAGGTTAAAGTGTGTCCTATTAGCAACCAACGCATCATTGATATCAAAAAGGACAACCTAAATGATTACGGCTGGTTCACTAGAACGTTACTTGAGGAACTGAATGAGGAGAGTGTATACACCGGAACTGCCATGGCTGCTGCTTAA
- the CIP1 gene encoding Cip1p (ancestral locus Anc_8.80) — protein MLLDRFHRKFYHSKHRTSPEVGSSEDVTMVDDSMEADSFQLSQPVPVTAGNRHGESLGLYGQGQEFEESEEMMYVDPGVHTPVSTTPLNRQEDVEGLGGSFPPYLQMQGRQRSVSSLASSVSDFHGGLRHQAFATAAAGGAGSFTPQFLSLLLQVYQDLSSDPTVTPFDKTNPPSAILNKAAKIAIEQCRTQGVEIGYERNSWLLTLVRHRLLEEVRMEGFYSRNNSNLSLAPPPPQFVELMYNSSFQNSKPSTPDCAGKPTAQDYFGNVLSANAGRTGLMRSRSNSSQILLARTRSNSNGLFALTPASSECCLAPGFNGAAPSVNTNHGAFLSRQRSNTALSNSPATTAMAATCNHPSLENSIVSETLRKKRESLRLKR, from the coding sequence ATGCTTTTGGACAGGTTCCATAGGAAGTTTTACCACTCGAAGCACAGGACGAGCCCTGAGGTTGGTAGTAGCGAGGATGTTACAATGGTGGATGATAGTATGGAGGCAGATTCATTCCAGCTGTCGCAGCCGGTCCCTGTGACGGCTGGAAATCGACATGGAGAGTCGTTAGGGCTGTATGGACAGGGGCAGGAGTTTGAAGAGAGCGAAGAGATGATGTATGTGGACCCCGGGGTGCATACGCCGGTCTCTACGACGCCATTGAACCGCCAGGAAGACGTCGAGGGGTTGGGCGGGTCGTTTCCGCCATATCTGCAGATGCAAGGCCGTCAGAGGAGCGTGAGCTCGCTGGCGAGCTCGGTGTCGGACTTCCACGGAGGACTTAGACACCAAGCGTTTGCGACGGCAGCGGCGGGGGGTGCCGGCAGCTTCACTCCCCAGTTTCTCAGCTTGCTTCTGCAGGTGTACCAGGATTTGAGTTCAGATCCGACGGTGACTCCCTTCGACAAGACAAACCCGCCGTCGGCGATACTGAATAAGGCGGCGAAGATCGCCATCGAGCAGTGTAGGACGCAGGGGGTAGAGATCGGATACGAGAGAAACAGCTGGCTGCTGACGTTGGTGAGACATCGGTTGTTGGAAGAGGTAAGAATGGAAGGGTTCTACTCGCGCAACAACTCCAACCTGTCGTTGGCGCCGCCGCCTCCGCAGTTTGTCGAGTTGATGTATAACAGTTCTTTCCAGAACTCGAAACCTTCGACGCCGGATTGCGCGGGAAAACCAACGGCGCAGGACTACTTTGGCAACGTCTTGAGCGCGAACGCCGGCAGGACTGGACTGATGAGAAGCAGGAGTAACTCTTCGCAGATACTGCTGGCGAGAACGCGATCTAACAGCAACGGACTATTCGCGCTGACGCCGGCGTCCTCCGAATGCTGCCTGGCGCCGGGCTTCAACGGCGCGGCTCCATCTGTAAATACCAACCACGGCGCTTTCCTATCGAGACAGCGAAGCAACACAGCTCTCTCCAACAGCCCCGCGACGACCGCCATGGCAGCAACGTGTAACCATCCCTCTCTGGAAAACTCGATCGTCTCCGAAACTTTAAGGAAAAAGAGAGAGTCGCTGAGGCTCAAGAGGTAG